A window of the Dictyostelium discoideum AX4 chromosome 4 chromosome, whole genome shotgun sequence genome harbors these coding sequences:
- the mrkB gene encoding CAMKL family protein kinase has protein sequence MATAVSSYNDIQLETIQEVSCSTSCSSNSTTSSSSNSPKQNKVSPGYRNKPQQQQHKKGHKMGNYLLGKTIGSGTSSKVKIGTNILTGKQYAIKITKPKRIKERKEIEREISILKRLKHDNIIQLHDAIYEDDVGRICLILELVSGGELFDYIVARGRLSEKEGRKFFRQMLCGLIYCHSNMVCHRDLKLENLLVDEDGNLKISDFGYSNIIKPGNLLSTFCGSPVYAPPEILLEKRYNGNEVDIWSMGVILYAMVTGQLPWTLTDGVQVEGMDRLLRGEFKYPSHVILSDDVKDLINRMIVAEPVERATLDEIKTHVWVNKGYDMEPDQEYNKKVSDRLEKEQQQQTPQHQQTQQQLQPQSQLQQHSPRSPKPLFVDTIIGSNRPLNQSSPNLTIPQNKQYVSSNSNINININNNNNNNSNVINNSIKPIQFNSSSCLDEKKINCSAPTSPHSISPQFISPSPSTSTTPPLSPLSVSGQRSPPTFSSNPNIGHIPNNNHNSLSSSQNNINTSGKNQYHHHHHHQNHHSTSLFHNIFKKRQSVTSVSANSSPVIVSSNGGLNNNNHNNILHVSSSNINVDGASASAPQFSSSSSKRRFSLEDIVKAITIRSGKGKNPKIRSMKGPFNSGTTTMLNPIQLIEHIEENLNSTQISYRRNFYVFDCKTLCPRNETINFEIEVCKVNGMDMYGIKFKRLSGDAWSYSSSCIKIVESLKL, from the exons atggcAACAGCTGTTTCATCATATAATGATATTCAATTGGAAACAATTCAAGAAGTATCATGCTCAACATCAtgttcatcaaattcaacaacatcttcatcatcaaattcgccaaaacaaaataaagtATCACCTGGATATAGAAATAAaccccaacaacaacaacataaaAAAGGTCACAAAATGGGAAATTATCTCTTGGGTAAAACTATTGGATCTGGTACATCAAGTAAAGTTAAAATCGGTACAAATATATTAACTGGAAAACAATATGCtattaaaataacaaaacctaaaagaataaaagaaagaaaagaaattgaaagagagatttcaattttaaaacgTTTAAAACATGATAACATCATTCAATTACATGATGCAATTTATGAAGATGATGTCGGTAGAATTTGTTTGATTTTAGAATTAGTTTCTGGtggtgaattatttgattacATTGTCGCCCGTGGTAGATTATCAGAGAAAGAAGGTAGAAAATTCTTTAGACAAATGCTTTGTGGTTTAATCTATTGTCATTCAAATATGGTGTGTCATAgagatttaaaattggaaaatttattagttgatgaagatggtaatttaaaaattagtg attttggttatagtaatataattaaaccaggaaatttattatcaacattTTGTGGTTCTCCAGTTTATGCACCACCagaaattttattagaaaaaagatataatggTAATGAAGTTGATATTTGGAGTATGGGTGTAATTTTATATGCAATGGTAACTGGTCAATTACCATGGACATTAACTGATGGTGTTCAAGTTGAAGGTATGGATAGATTGTTAAGAGGTGAATTCAAATATCCATCTCATGTAATTTTAAGTGATGATGTTAAAGATTTAATCAATAGAATGATTGTTGCTGAACCAGTTGAAAGAGCTACtcttgatgaaattaaaactcATGTTTGGGTTAATAAGGGTTATGATATGGAACCTGATCaagaatataataaaaaagtttctGATCGtttagaaaaagaacaacaacaacaaactccacaacatcaacaaactcaacaacaactacaaccacaatctcaactacaacaacattCACCAAGATCACCAAAACCATTATTTGTTGACACAATTATTGGTAGTAATAGACCATTAAATCAAAGTTCACCAAATTTAACTATACcacaaaataaacaatatgtTAGTAGTAATTCTAATATTAACattaacatcaacaacaataataataataatagtaatgtaattaataattcaattaaaccaattcaatttaattcatcatcatgtttggatgaaaagaaaattaattgtaGTGCACCAACATCACCACATTCAATTTCACCACAATTTatatcaccatcaccatcaacttcaacaacaccaccattatcaccattatcgGTTAGTGGTCAAAGAAGTCCACCAACATTTTCAAGTAATCCAAATATTGGACAtattccaaataataatcataatagtTTAAGTAGTtcacaaaataatattaatacctctggtaaaaatcaatatcaccatcaccatcatcatcaaaatcatcataGTACAAGTTTATttcataatattttcaaaaagagACAATCTGTTACAAGTGTTTCAGCAAATTCCTCACCTGTTATTGTTTCAAGTAATGGTGgtttaaacaataataatcataacaATATTTTACATgttagtagtagtaatattaatgttGATGGAGCATCTGCAAGTGCACCTcaattttcatcatcttcatcgaAAAGAAGATTTAGTTTGGAGGATATTGTCAAAGCAATTACCATTAGATCTGGAAAAGGAAAGAATCCAAAGATTCGTTCAATGAAAGGACCTTTCAATAGTGGAACAACTACAATGTTAAAtccaattcaattgattgaacacattgaagaaaatttaaattcaactcAAATTTCCTACCGTAGAAACTTTTATGTTTTTGATTGTAAAACTTTGTGTCCAAGAAATGAAACAATCAATTTCGAAATTGAAGTATGTAAAGTAAATGGTATGGATATGTAtggtattaaatttaaaagattatcTGGTGATGCTTGGTCATATAGTTCTTCTTGTATTAAAATAGTTGAATCTTTAAAActttaa